Proteins encoded together in one Alkalihalobacillus sp. TS-13 window:
- a CDS encoding GntR family transcriptional regulator, which translates to MTKITTLSIRESVFRQVRKDILNHSLKPGDKIIEADLADQLGVSRTPVREALHRLEQEGLVEIHPRKFCLVKGVTSDCIKEIHLIRSQLEPLAARYAVDHLTDDELHYLKMLIRQSEKYAETLDVESLMRVNDEFHQTIIKASKFTRIIKILENMHDYVVSFRYSFMSRKGLVNRSIKEHHEIYEALANRDKEAVQKAVSNHLKGISEYEEVVLEDLETELVEEN; encoded by the coding sequence ATGACAAAGATCACTACCTTGTCGATTCGTGAAAGCGTATTCAGACAAGTTCGTAAAGATATCCTGAATCATTCCTTAAAACCTGGAGACAAAATCATTGAAGCTGATCTAGCAGATCAACTAGGAGTCAGTAGAACTCCTGTAAGGGAAGCGCTTCATCGATTAGAACAAGAAGGGTTGGTAGAAATACATCCCAGAAAGTTCTGCCTTGTAAAGGGAGTGACTTCTGATTGCATCAAAGAAATTCATCTGATCAGATCACAACTAGAGCCGCTTGCTGCAAGATATGCAGTGGATCATTTGACGGATGATGAACTACATTATTTGAAAATGCTTATCCGACAGTCAGAGAAATACGCAGAAACGCTTGATGTCGAAAGCTTGATGAGAGTGAATGATGAATTCCACCAAACGATTATCAAAGCGTCAAAGTTTACAAGGATCATCAAGATCCTCGAGAACATGCATGATTATGTTGTTTCTTTCAGATATTCGTTTATGTCTCGTAAAGGTTTAGTGAACCGATCCATAAAAGAACATCATGAAATTTATGAGGCGCTTGCAAATCGTGATAAGGAAGCTGTCCAAAAAGCTGTCTCCAATCACTTGAAAGGTATTTCTGAATATGAAGAGGTGGTTCTTGAAGATTTGGAAACCGAACTGGTCGAAGAGAATTAG
- the mngB gene encoding mannosylglycerate hydrolase yields the protein MKQVHIVPHMHWDREWYFSTEESRILLVNNIEEIMERLENDPDYPYYVLDGQTSILEDYFAVKPENKERVKKLVQEGKLIVGPWYTQTDEMVVGGESIVRNLLYGLKDSKEFGDPMMIGYLPDSFGQSAQMPQILNGFGIERSMFWRGTSERHGTDRTEFYWKSDDGSKVLVQLLPLGYAIGKYLPEEEEALKERMDKYFSVLDKGANSEHLLVPNGHDQMPIQQNIYPVMEKLKKLYPDRDFFLSKFEEVFEAIEHEDLPEIEGEFLDGKYMRVHRSIFSTRADIKAANTRVENKITNILEPLASIAYKLGFEYHHGLIELIWKEIMKNHAHDSIGCCCSDKVHQEIANRLFLAEEKTDQLIEFYKRKIVDAMETDREDDRLTVFNLLPYERKDVMTTDVITKNGSFRLVDENGEDQEFEVVHSEEIDPGLIDRQIVHYGNYETFMKYKIQWKGKVPAMGYRTLFVVNEERKMTNTIEQKDVVDTNYFTISVNPNGTLKVLDKRTEQHFDQVLLLENGGDDGDEYDYSPLLHEEILYSDSVDAHVEIAQNRYEGTISINYSFDVPEDLESRKRGSLDSKVDVSLHITVPNDKPRIEISCELDNQAKDHRLRAYIPTGLQSSFSVSDNQFGSIKRPVYDEAMDVWEEENWSERPDPIYPMLSFVGLSNDDYGVSVLTNSVREYEIVGEDYDTIAITLFRSVGYIGKAEMIRRPGRPSGIKMPTPDSQMLGKLKLEFAILTHEGTTLEANVGRAAKEYLTPLVAYNKIPYNAMKLNASENRTPLSYTLLQEEEPKAVLSTVKKAENEDALVMRMFNATEGEIETDYQIDGIEEAALVNLNEEMIQELQQKDNTIRVELKPNQVQSIKIK from the coding sequence TTGAAACAAGTCCACATCGTGCCTCATATGCACTGGGATCGTGAATGGTATTTTTCAACTGAAGAATCACGGATCCTGCTCGTGAACAATATAGAAGAAATCATGGAGCGTCTGGAGAATGACCCGGATTATCCGTACTATGTGTTGGATGGCCAGACGTCCATTTTAGAAGATTATTTTGCAGTAAAACCTGAAAATAAAGAGCGAGTGAAGAAGCTCGTCCAGGAAGGAAAGCTGATCGTCGGTCCATGGTATACCCAGACGGATGAAATGGTGGTTGGAGGCGAATCGATCGTCCGCAATCTGTTGTATGGGCTAAAAGACAGCAAGGAGTTCGGGGACCCGATGATGATCGGCTACCTTCCGGATTCGTTCGGACAGTCAGCTCAGATGCCGCAAATCCTGAATGGTTTTGGCATCGAACGCAGCATGTTCTGGCGCGGGACGTCTGAACGTCACGGAACCGATCGGACAGAGTTTTACTGGAAGTCGGATGACGGCTCGAAAGTCCTCGTCCAGCTGCTGCCGCTCGGGTATGCGATCGGGAAGTATCTGCCTGAAGAGGAGGAAGCATTGAAAGAGCGGATGGACAAATACTTCTCCGTACTTGATAAAGGTGCGAATTCCGAGCATCTGCTTGTCCCGAATGGGCATGATCAGATGCCGATCCAGCAGAACATCTATCCGGTCATGGAAAAATTGAAAAAGCTCTACCCGGACCGTGACTTCTTTTTAAGCAAATTTGAAGAGGTATTCGAAGCGATTGAGCATGAGGATCTGCCCGAAATCGAAGGTGAATTCCTTGATGGCAAGTACATGCGTGTCCACCGGAGCATCTTTTCGACACGAGCAGACATTAAAGCGGCCAACACAAGAGTCGAAAATAAGATTACGAATATTCTCGAGCCACTAGCGTCTATTGCTTATAAGCTCGGGTTTGAGTATCACCATGGATTGATTGAGCTGATCTGGAAAGAGATCATGAAGAACCATGCGCATGACAGCATCGGCTGTTGCTGTTCGGATAAAGTCCATCAGGAAATCGCGAACAGGTTGTTCTTGGCGGAAGAGAAAACCGACCAGTTGATTGAATTTTATAAGCGGAAAATCGTTGATGCGATGGAAACAGATCGGGAAGACGATCGTTTGACGGTATTCAATCTGCTTCCATATGAACGGAAAGATGTGATGACGACCGACGTGATCACAAAGAACGGCTCTTTCCGGTTAGTCGATGAAAATGGCGAAGATCAAGAGTTCGAGGTGGTTCATTCAGAAGAAATCGATCCTGGGCTGATTGACCGCCAGATCGTCCACTACGGAAACTATGAAACCTTCATGAAGTATAAGATCCAGTGGAAAGGGAAAGTCCCAGCGATGGGTTACCGGACCCTGTTTGTCGTGAACGAAGAGCGGAAGATGACGAACACAATCGAACAGAAAGATGTTGTCGATACCAATTACTTCACGATTTCCGTCAATCCGAATGGAACGTTGAAAGTGCTGGATAAACGGACGGAGCAGCATTTCGATCAGGTGCTTCTTCTTGAAAATGGAGGAGATGACGGCGATGAATATGATTATTCACCACTACTGCATGAAGAGATTTTATATTCGGATTCGGTGGATGCCCATGTTGAAATCGCACAAAATAGGTACGAGGGAACGATTTCGATCAACTATTCATTTGACGTGCCAGAGGATTTGGAAAGCAGAAAACGCGGATCACTCGATAGTAAGGTAGATGTGTCGTTGCATATCACGGTTCCGAATGACAAACCACGAATTGAGATTTCATGTGAGCTGGACAACCAGGCGAAGGATCATCGTCTTCGTGCATATATCCCAACAGGCTTGCAATCTTCTTTTTCAGTATCAGACAACCAATTCGGTTCGATCAAAAGGCCGGTGTATGATGAGGCCATGGATGTTTGGGAAGAAGAGAACTGGAGTGAACGCCCGGATCCGATCTATCCGATGTTGAGTTTTGTCGGGCTCTCGAATGACGACTATGGGGTCAGTGTGCTGACGAATAGTGTCCGAGAATACGAGATTGTCGGGGAAGACTATGATACGATCGCGATCACGCTGTTCCGAAGCGTCGGGTATATCGGAAAAGCAGAAATGATCCGGAGACCAGGCCGACCATCCGGAATCAAAATGCCGACTCCTGACTCGCAAATGCTTGGCAAACTGAAGCTCGAGTTTGCGATCCTCACGCATGAAGGGACGACACTGGAAGCGAATGTAGGACGGGCAGCGAAAGAGTATCTTACACCGCTGGTGGCTTATAACAAAATCCCGTACAACGCGATGAAGCTGAACGCTTCGGAAAATCGTACACCATTAAGTTATACGCTGCTTCAGGAAGAAGAGCCGAAAGCTGTACTCAGCACGGTGAAAAAAGCAGAGAATGAAGATGCGCTGGTGATGCGGATGTTTAATGCGACAGAGGGAGAAATCGAAACAGATTACCAGATTGATGGTATAGAGGAAGCGGCTCTTGTTAATCTGAATGAAGAGATGATACAAGAACTCCAGCAGAAAGATAATACGATTCGAGTAGAACTTAAACCGAACCAGGTACAATCAATCAAAATCAAATAA
- a CDS encoding TRAP transporter small permease, with the protein MKRLRNVIYTTIKSINIFALFFMFFILFLQVITRKVLNNPLPWPEELSLIAMIWITFFGAYQCTVEDNHLKMDFLQDQLPERLKPYILLLSKGLIGIFLILTVIWAYSFIQQSGNIGMPVTDIPMRVPYMIIWISFILMTIEILAQILSEIKRISNGQTQNSEGTKKGGEKCSQS; encoded by the coding sequence ATGAAACGATTACGGAATGTCATCTATACCACAATTAAATCGATCAATATATTCGCTCTGTTCTTCATGTTTTTTATCCTATTTCTTCAAGTGATAACAAGAAAGGTATTGAATAACCCGCTTCCCTGGCCGGAAGAACTGTCATTGATTGCAATGATATGGATTACGTTTTTTGGAGCTTATCAATGTACTGTTGAGGATAATCATTTAAAGATGGATTTTTTACAAGATCAACTTCCCGAGAGATTGAAGCCATATATATTACTCCTTTCGAAAGGGTTGATTGGTATATTTCTGATTTTGACGGTTATCTGGGCGTACTCATTCATTCAACAATCTGGAAATATCGGTATGCCTGTAACAGATATTCCGATGAGGGTGCCTTACATGATCATTTGGATCAGTTTCATTCTCATGACTATAGAAATTTTGGCTCAGATCCTTTCTGAAATAAAGAGAATTAGTAATGGTCAAACTCAAAACAGCGAGGGAACCAAGAAAGGGGGAGAAAAATGCTCCCAATCTTGA
- a CDS encoding TRAP transporter large permease, producing MLISILVLLALGVPIAFALGLTALGFLVYFADIPMGLLLQQLYLGTNSFPLLAIPLFMLAGSLMNYGGISKRLINFALSVIGMVRGGLAMVNVVASVFFGAITGTAAGASAAVGQIMIPAMKEKGYSPSFSAAVTSAGSSLGIVIPPSVPMILYGSISGLSVASLFLAGVPIGITIAIGYMIVVYIISLKKNYTFTEQPFTFKFFIKSFVVAIPALLVPVAILGGIMTGFATPTESAAIAVLVGIIAGIIYKELTWKGFISALNESVINTALVMFIVATAKILGYSFSALGIGQMMLEPLMTFGDSPVKLMLIASLILFIGGFIFDGTVMVLVIVPLFLPLVQATAIDPLQFAMVVIIVWAIGQQTPPVASGLYITTAIAKVSMLQVSRYNVWFILVLFVSLMGMIFIPDIMLYVPRLLIS from the coding sequence ATGTTGATATCAATTTTGGTCTTGTTGGCTCTCGGAGTCCCGATTGCGTTCGCACTGGGATTGACAGCGTTAGGTTTCTTAGTCTACTTTGCGGATATTCCGATGGGGTTATTGCTTCAACAATTATATTTAGGAACGAATAGTTTTCCATTACTTGCGATCCCATTGTTCATGCTGGCTGGTTCGTTGATGAACTATGGTGGGATTTCGAAACGTCTAATCAATTTTGCATTATCCGTCATAGGGATGGTCCGTGGAGGACTTGCAATGGTGAATGTTGTCGCTTCTGTCTTCTTTGGGGCGATTACAGGTACAGCTGCAGGTGCAAGTGCTGCTGTTGGTCAAATCATGATACCAGCAATGAAGGAGAAGGGATATTCTCCGAGCTTTTCAGCAGCTGTAACCTCCGCTGGTTCATCTCTTGGGATTGTAATTCCTCCAAGTGTTCCGATGATTTTATATGGGTCGATTTCAGGATTATCTGTAGCAAGTCTATTCCTAGCAGGGGTTCCGATTGGTATAACCATTGCCATCGGCTACATGATAGTGGTTTATATCATCTCTCTTAAAAAGAACTACACATTTACGGAGCAACCATTCACTTTCAAATTCTTTATAAAGTCATTTGTAGTTGCAATTCCTGCATTGCTGGTGCCTGTTGCTATATTAGGTGGAATCATGACAGGATTTGCAACACCAACAGAATCTGCAGCGATTGCAGTTCTAGTAGGTATCATTGCAGGAATTATCTACAAAGAATTAACATGGAAAGGTTTTATCAGTGCTTTGAATGAAAGCGTCATTAACACCGCGCTTGTCATGTTCATCGTGGCAACCGCAAAGATATTAGGCTATTCCTTTTCCGCTCTAGGAATTGGGCAAATGATGCTAGAACCACTGATGACTTTTGGTGATTCACCAGTGAAATTGATGTTAATTGCAAGTCTGATCCTCTTTATTGGTGGATTTATCTTTGATGGGACCGTCATGGTGCTAGTCATCGTCCCGTTATTTTTGCCATTAGTCCAAGCGACTGCAATCGATCCATTGCAGTTTGCAATGGTTGTCATCATTGTATGGGCGATCGGGCAACAGACACCACCTGTAGCAAGTGGATTGTACATCACAACCGCTATAGCGAAAGTCAGCATGCTGCAGGTCAGTCGTTATAACGTCTGGTTCATTCTTGTACTATTT
- a CDS encoding DctP family TRAP transporter solute-binding subunit, with the protein MKFLKFAGIILLSFGMLVGCSSGTGSSGEESTTLSFAYELPNDHPWGHGAEEFKKIVEEKTDGKIKVKIYGNGQLAGSGREIQEGAKVGTIDIGISSTPMAQMNPHVDIFSLPYIFESREQAWEVLDGPIGEKVGSYLEEHNLKHLAYWEDGFRQVTNNTKPIQSPEDFKGLRIRVPESDVRMETFKELGASPLPMAWSEVFTALQQGTIDGQENPLSVIHSASFYDVQKYLTITNHVYSPATLFINKNKWDGLSEEHQKVILEAAEAGRDINREMNEKQDEEMINDLKDKGMEVQIIEDIKPFQEVTKPVWDMVTEELGSDAEQIINDIQEQQ; encoded by the coding sequence ATGAAATTTTTGAAGTTTGCTGGTATTATACTCCTAAGTTTTGGCATGTTAGTAGGATGTTCTTCAGGGACTGGTTCATCAGGAGAAGAATCTACTACACTAAGCTTTGCTTATGAACTGCCGAACGATCATCCATGGGGACATGGCGCTGAAGAGTTCAAAAAGATTGTAGAAGAGAAAACAGATGGGAAAATCAAAGTCAAAATTTACGGTAATGGACAACTTGCAGGGTCTGGACGAGAAATTCAGGAGGGTGCGAAGGTAGGTACGATCGATATCGGAATTTCCTCAACACCTATGGCCCAAATGAACCCACATGTCGATATTTTCTCATTACCGTATATTTTTGAAAGTAGAGAACAAGCATGGGAAGTGTTAGATGGTCCCATCGGAGAAAAGGTAGGTTCGTATTTAGAAGAGCATAATCTTAAACACCTAGCCTATTGGGAAGATGGATTCAGACAGGTAACGAATAACACAAAACCAATCCAATCTCCGGAAGATTTTAAAGGTTTAAGAATTCGTGTGCCTGAAAGTGATGTAAGAATGGAGACGTTCAAGGAACTTGGTGCAAGCCCTTTACCAATGGCATGGTCAGAAGTGTTTACAGCCTTACAGCAAGGCACGATCGATGGCCAGGAAAATCCATTGTCCGTCATTCACAGCGCATCCTTTTATGATGTCCAAAAATACTTGACGATCACCAATCATGTCTATTCACCTGCAACGTTATTCATTAACAAAAACAAATGGGATGGACTGTCGGAAGAACATCAGAAGGTGATTCTTGAAGCTGCTGAAGCAGGACGTGATATCAATCGTGAAATGAATGAAAAGCAGGATGAAGAAATGATCAATGATTTGAAAGATAAAGGTATGGAAGTACAAATCATCGAGGATATCAAACCTTTCCAAGAAGTGACAAAACCGGTATGGGATATGGTTACTGAAGAATTAGGAAGCGATGCAGAGCAAATCATTAATGACATACAAGAACAACAATAG